A stretch of DNA from Streptococcus sp. NPS 308:
TTCGTCTCGCAAAGCGGCCGCAGGCAGGATGATTTTATCAGCCTGAATATACTGATCTAGAACTCCACAAGAACCCAAAACAATAAAGTTCTTAAATCCTCTGGCCTTGAGTTCTTCTAAGAAACCTACAACCATTGGGGCTCCAATAGTAGCCATAGAAACTGCTACCTTACTACCATCTTTTTCATAGATATACCATGGAAATCTACCATTTAGATTAGTTAGATAGCCAGCTTCATAAACACCTTCAAACTGCATTACTTGTTCAACGATTTCTCCATTAAAAGATAAAATAATCGTGTCACAGACTTCTCCACCATCACGAATACTTCGATCAGTTGGTTCGATAACCGCAGGTACATTTTCGAATTCTTCTAATAGCATTTTTCTACTCTTTCTCATTCAGATAAACCACCTGTGTCTGTTTGACAAAGCCGATTTTTTCATACAAGCGCTTGGCACCTACGTTGCCATCTTCCACGGCAATCTGAAATTCCTTATCATTTTGCTCAATTAGTTGGTTGATGAGGGATTTTGCTAAGTAGCTTCCATAGCCTTTTCCACGTTCAGGTTCCGATATTACCAAACCATAGATGTAATTCGTATCGCTCGATAAATCAACCGTGCAAGTTCCAATAACCTGACCGTCTTTTAATAAAATATATAGGCGGCTTTCTGGATCTTTCAGAGCTTCAGCGACATATCTATCCACAACTTCTCTCGATTCATGTTCCTCTGAAAATGCCTGAAATTTTAACTGACTAATTTGATCTTGATACGAACTATCTGCTAACAAAACTTCAAGATTGGAAACATTTGCTAACGGATAAGGTCTTCTATCCTTACCTAACCAGGTTTCTGTATCCTCGTCCTCGACCAATCCCCAGTTGCTGACAAAATCAGGATAACGGTCTAGAAAAATACGTTCTGTCTGAAAAGTGACTGAACGAATAGGGAAAGAAGCCGTTTCTTTCTCAAAACTAGTAAACAATGCACGCGCAATCCCCTGACGGCGATGATCTGGATGAACCAGTATCGTCACTTCCACATCTTGGTCATCTGCATAGACAGTTAATAAACCAACAAGTTCGCCTTTTTCATAATAAAGGAAAAAGGCGGGCATGTTTGGGTCAAAATTAAGCATGTTAGAAAGATAGGGATCACGATAGGTACCGTCATAGTCTTGGCAACAGTTAATGAGTTTTTTCGCCTCAGATAACTCCTCTTGGCTTAACTTGTTTCTTGCTTGAATCATATAGGTATCCTCTACAACCCCGACGATCTGTGACTGGCTTCTCTAGCCTGCTCTAGTTTATTGACATAGTATTCTCGTTTTTCTTCGACTTCGTGGATCGTTGGTTCATCCTTCTGTCCATGA
This window harbors:
- a CDS encoding GNAT family N-acetyltransferase; amino-acid sequence: MIQARNKLSQEELSEAKKLINCCQDYDGTYRDPYLSNMLNFDPNMPAFFLYYEKGELVGLLTVYADDQDVEVTILVHPDHRRQGIARALFTSFEKETASFPIRSVTFQTERIFLDRYPDFVSNWGLVEDEDTETWLGKDRRPYPLANVSNLEVLLADSSYQDQISQLKFQAFSEEHESREVVDRYVAEALKDPESRLYILLKDGQVIGTCTVDLSSDTNYIYGLVISEPERGKGYGSYLAKSLINQLIEQNDKEFQIAVEDGNVGAKRLYEKIGFVKQTQVVYLNEKE